In Gammaproteobacteria bacterium, the genomic window ATGAGTGGATTTCCTTTCCCGCTCTGCCAGTTAGGTCAACGTAAGACACCACCTATTATTCGGGTTCGCCGCAAGAAATTAAGAAAACGAGAGAAGCCAAGTGGCTACCTATGCCCTTCAAAGTCTAACGAACTACTCAAATCTACCGGGGGCGTTGCCCCGAACTTTAATAAAACGCCCCTTTGGGGCAGCGCTGACAAAACGATAATCAATGCTAGATATCTGTTGAGCAAACCGTAGGCTTTCATTTGGTTTCGATTATTAATTTTCCAACGTAAAGCGCACGAGAAAATCCCAGATGGAAAATCCTTTAGCACTGATTGTTGATGATGAGCCAGATATTCTGGAATTGTTAGAGATCACCTTGAGGCGGATGAACGTTGGAACTTGCACCGCGACCAACCTGGAAGCTGCTCGAGCAATTCTGACACGCCGTTCGGTGAATCTATGTATCACCGACCTGCGTTTACCCGATGGCGATGGAACGGAGTTGGTGGAACATATTCAGCGCCACTATCAAACAATCCCAGTGGCAATCATTACTGCCCATGGCAATATGGAAACCGCAATACGCGCACTGAAGGGTGGTGCCTTTGATTTTGTCTCCAAACCAGTGGACCTTCAGGTTTTGCGCAATCTCGTGAGCACGGCTCTAAAGCTTTCGCGCCGTCCTTCGGTGGAGCAATCCACGCGCTGTTTGCTACTGGGCGATTCTGCGGGTATGCGCACGGTACGCGCTACAATTACCAAGGTGGCACGCAGCCAGGCCCCAGTTCATATTTGCGGCGAGTCCGGTACCGGTAAAGAATTGGTGGCGCGCATGATTCACGAACAGGGGCCACGCGCCGAACGTCCGTTTATTCCGGTTAACTGTGGAGCCATTCCTAGCGAACTCATGGAGAGCGAATTATTCGGTCATCGCAAAGGCGCCTTTAGCGGTGCGGTGACCGAACATGAAGGATTATTCCAGGCCGCAGCGGGTGGGACCCTATTCTTGGACGAGGTAGCAGACCTTCCCTTGCCAATGCAGGTGAAACTACTACGTGTCATTCAGGAGAAGGCCATGCGTCCCGTGGGTGCGTCTCGAGAAATCCCAATGGATGTGCGCATTCTCTCGGCAACCCATAAGGACCTCGCCACCCTAGTACAGGAGGGCAACTTTCGCCAGGATCTCTACTATCGGGTCAATGTCATCGAATTGCATGTTCCGCCCCTGCGTGAGCGCTGTGGGGATATTCCTATGCTCATCGAACATTTTCTGGAACGGTGCGCGGAATCGTCTGGGTTGACCGTTCCGCGCCTGTCGAATGCCGCCCAAAAAGCCCTATTGGGTTATAACTTCCCAGGAAATGTCAGAGAGTTGGAGAATATTCTGGAACGAGCAATCACGCTCTGTGACGCTGGCGTCATCGAAGAATGCGACCTATTGCTTCCTGAGGACATAACAAATACGCCGCCTCCTATCATTCCTGTGGAGACAGTGATACCCAATACGGCTATGACACAACAAACGACCGGGGGAACCGTTACGGAGGGTCCGCTCGACCCATTCCTGAATTCTGTTGAAAAGGAAACCATCCTTAAAGCCCTGGAACAAACGCGCTGGAATCGTACCGCTGCGGCACGTATCCTTGGTATCAGCTTCCGAGCATTACGTTATCGACTCAAGAAACTTGGGTTAGACTAATTGGTTAGCTACCACCTAATCCCAGCTATTCCCAACATACGCGGGTACGACACCCACATTAGGAATCTCACAATATGATCGTTCTCAGTAGATAACTAAAATTACTACCTATCCAGAATGGCGTCGATTACGTAGGTTGGGTTTCCTTACGTCAGCCCAAAACCACATGAATTTGTGCTATCTCGGATAACTACGCAATCTTCGTCATTGCGACCTTAATAATTTCCCAACTCCTTATCTGAATCCCTCCATGTCCGACACTGCCAGTTCCATCTACACCTACGATCCGGTTAAACAACAGAAACTTATTATTGCCTACCAAGATCTCCCGCCACCTACGGCACGGTTACTAGAGTTGCTGTCAATTATTTACACCTGGACAGCGCGCAATACTCTAATGCAACTCGCCAACCGTGCGGGATTGCGTAGTGAAGGAGGCAGTGCTTTCAGTATACCGTTGGTCGAGTCAATGCTTGGATCACTCTCTAGGCGAGGATTAGTGATACAGACCAAAGTCACGGTACGCTGCCACCCATTAATAGCGGAGGTCGCAACGCGGACAACCCTACGCGAAAAGCATCTGCCCGATTTGAATATACTCATTGACTGGATCAGTTCTTCCAAACCGAATCCGATCCATTATTACGCAGATTACGATGCTGCTTTGCAGGCAATACGTTTATCATTCTACCAGTATCGAACCTCCCACCTCACACAACTGCTAGCAGTAGTATCCTCACAGCATTATTTGGACTATGTAAACAACCATCCCATCGTTCTGCTGTGCAATCAACCCTTTGATGGGAAGTGGATTGGGGAAATGCCTGTTGCGATGCTGCCAATTATCTTTCCACCTCTGCTGGAGATTACCATCCGACAGTTGCAGCCCAGCGAGGAACTTCTGAATCATGCCTTTGACTATTGTAAGAGGCACTCTACTAACAATGTCTCGAACCGTCTCGTTGCCTTGCACCTAATCTTACGAGGACGTTTCGATGAGGCACGCTCGCTGTTCTCTGACAATAAACTCTGGTCCTCCCTGGTCATAGAGAACTGTATAACTTTTATAATGGGCAAATATGAGACGGCACAAACTGGTTTCGATGCAAGTGTACGTGCACTACGCAAGGAGACCCGAAAGCGTAAGGCTGATCTGCGAGGTATACCGGCATTATTCAGGATATTTTCCTTGCTGTATGGTAACAACCCACAGCGGTTAGAACAGGCAAAAGAGCTGATAGATGGTTGGCTTACGGAACAAGGTGACTTGTTCATGCCGGTCTACATATCTCTGTACCGATTCTTACAAGAGATACAAGGAACGGAATTATTAGAAATGGGGATGGGGCCTCCCCCGCAAACCTCTCGTCAGGGTTTACCCTCGCCGTTGGTCAATTCCTTTCGCTGTTTTTCCCTTTATTGGGTAAATCCGAATCAGGCCCAGCTCGAACTCCCAGCGACTCTTGCGCTCATGAAACAGATCTCGGAGGCTGGCTATGGCTGGCTGGCCGGGGAATTGGGAGAACTGGTCACGCGCCTTCTCCCCAAAGCACCTGCGATGCCACCACGTCTTACGGTTGGACCGCCACTGGTGGACGTGATACCTCGTCAGGAATCTTGGGAGCGAGTATTGGAGGCGCTGACCCATCTCTCCAATGACGGTGATGGTAATGAGACACGGAAAACCAATGCGGTAGCAACCCAAAGCCGCCTGATATGGCTAGTAAGTAAACACGAGGGTTTCTATAGCGTCGCTGCCAAAGAGCAGAAAATGGATGCTCGAGGTCAATGGAGTGCGGGTCGTATCGTAAATCTACGTCGCCTTCACCCATCTCAAGAGCCCCATCCTGCCATGGTTCCTGCGCAGGACGCCCCGGTTTGCGTCCATATCAGACAACACGGCCCCTATGCCCCGCACGCTCATTACGATATTGACCACACACGGGCGTTGTTAGCCTTAGCTGGCCACCCCCTCGTGTTTTGGGCGGATGCCCCCACCC contains:
- the pilR gene encoding Response regulator protein PilR, with translation MENPLALIVDDEPDILELLEITLRRMNVGTCTATNLEAARAILTRRSVNLCITDLRLPDGDGTELVEHIQRHYQTIPVAIITAHGNMETAIRALKGGAFDFVSKPVDLQVLRNLVSTALKLSRRPSVEQSTRCLLLGDSAGMRTVRATITKVARSQAPVHICGESGTGKELVARMIHEQGPRAERPFIPVNCGAIPSELMESELFGHRKGAFSGAVTEHEGLFQAAAGGTLFLDEVADLPLPMQVKLLRVIQEKAMRPVGASREIPMDVRILSATHKDLATLVQEGNFRQDLYYRVNVIELHVPPLRERCGDIPMLIEHFLERCAESSGLTVPRLSNAAQKALLGYNFPGNVRELENILERAITLCDAGVIEECDLLLPEDITNTPPPIIPVETVIPNTAMTQQTTGGTVTEGPLDPFLNSVEKETILKALEQTRWNRTAAARILGISFRALRYRLKKLGLD